Proteins from a single region of Runella sp. SP2:
- a CDS encoding HNH endonuclease: MSQKIPRAIRNKIIERAEHRCEYCRIPDTDSYYGFQVDHIISRKHGGEDELGNFAYACPDCNRYKGSDLGTYLGKNFDFVRFFHPRIDDWSYHFELQTSGLIIGKTDIGNATLKIFAINHPDRIIERKVLCQLGLMDVFT, from the coding sequence ATGAGCCAGAAAATACCTCGTGCTATCCGAAATAAAATTATTGAACGAGCTGAGCATCGTTGTGAGTACTGCCGTATTCCTGATACGGATTCATATTATGGATTCCAAGTTGACCATATCATCAGCCGTAAACATGGAGGTGAAGATGAACTTGGGAATTTTGCATATGCTTGTCCTGACTGCAATCGTTACAAAGGCTCGGATTTGGGAACATATCTTGGAAAAAATTTTGACTTTGTAAGATTTTTTCACCCTCGAATTGACGATTGGTCTTATCATTTTGAATTACAAACATCGGGATTAATCATTGGCAAAACTGATATTGGCAATGCCACTCTCAAAATTTTTGCTATCAACCACCCAGATAGAATCATAGAACGTAAAGTGCTGTGCCAATTGGGATTAATGGATGTTTTTACTTGA
- a CDS encoding heparinase II/III family protein — protein MKKHIIFWLFNLFCFTTFGQSKKAHPYLFYTPERVKITKERLQTDTLLAKAWQNMLQRTDKSLEGKGGNLENLTLVYCMTGDTKYAERAKLLLLDWVNRPQWDGMDDRTPRWNSGLGTARGCFQTAIAFDGIYNYLTPVERKEITNKIIKLGIEPAIKDWVSEDSRIHTLNSMGHNWWSAVVFQAGIASMAVLNEEPQAKTWAEEIMRASKEWFAFQGSVLENKPSNFDANGGFYESVSYANFAVSEYLTFRLAWTNLFGKASMPYDETLKKTVDWFIHASYPTSKHRMMSLNFGDSNDHANGERPAKLMLALGMGNPHYYWYLQQIGNSEGREDMNLATPLGLLYHPIELGIKNDELGKRNTNSTLSIQNSTLPNPLPTAAIYKDMGWGMLRSSWEKDATMLGVKSGYTWNHAHADAGSFVLYHNGQYLLIDGGDVSYGLPEYSSYFVRSEAHNVMLFNGKAQDPQDQYHAVKTSGSLHHLINGGSLKYLMADATGPTSRYFLRNYRHFLWLDKVILVVDDVKTYEAGKFEFLLHYQNEAKKKGPDLEISQGEASILFRPLYPETLPLGYPHDFPEKMKLEERWGIKDRDVKTKIPYYAISPAENSRQTKFWNAILLLDNTNKAVETFVGSSGANGAVGRTNLPVIEKISGDNWQGVRITQNGTITEVYLNLLADGRLMHRNANAIINGWETDAYLTAVTFPEKADRSNPDNLTSFFVSNGSYLRKDEKTFLHSLSKVFMNADYSKKQLKVEVDGQPLMRILLRATEEPSAMIVNDKKRAPAWKDGKITIGLEK, from the coding sequence ATGAAAAAACATATCATTTTCTGGCTTTTCAACTTATTCTGTTTTACAACTTTTGGCCAATCAAAAAAGGCGCACCCTTATCTTTTTTATACCCCTGAGCGCGTCAAGATTACCAAAGAACGCCTCCAAACCGATACTTTATTGGCTAAAGCTTGGCAAAATATGCTGCAACGCACCGACAAGTCTCTCGAAGGGAAAGGGGGAAATTTGGAAAACCTGACTTTGGTTTATTGCATGACAGGCGACACCAAATACGCCGAACGAGCCAAACTTTTGTTGCTCGACTGGGTAAATCGTCCTCAGTGGGACGGGATGGACGACCGCACTCCACGGTGGAACTCAGGCCTTGGAACTGCCCGTGGCTGTTTTCAAACCGCTATTGCTTTCGACGGCATTTACAATTACCTCACTCCTGTCGAACGAAAAGAAATCACTAATAAAATTATCAAACTGGGAATTGAACCTGCCATAAAAGATTGGGTATCAGAAGATAGTCGCATTCATACCCTCAACTCGATGGGGCACAATTGGTGGTCGGCGGTGGTATTTCAAGCAGGGATAGCTTCCATGGCTGTACTGAACGAAGAGCCCCAAGCCAAAACCTGGGCTGAGGAAATAATGCGAGCGTCCAAAGAATGGTTTGCGTTTCAGGGAAGTGTTTTGGAGAATAAACCCTCCAATTTCGATGCCAACGGAGGCTTTTACGAAAGTGTGAGTTATGCCAACTTTGCGGTTTCAGAATACCTTACGTTTCGCTTGGCCTGGACTAACCTTTTTGGAAAGGCATCAATGCCTTATGATGAAACCCTCAAAAAGACAGTCGATTGGTTCATTCATGCTTCTTATCCCACGTCAAAGCACCGAATGATGTCGCTCAATTTTGGCGACTCAAACGATCATGCCAACGGAGAACGCCCCGCCAAATTGATGTTGGCACTGGGAATGGGGAATCCTCATTATTATTGGTATTTACAACAAATCGGCAACAGTGAAGGGCGAGAAGACATGAATCTTGCTACTCCGTTGGGGCTGCTTTACCATCCAATAGAATTAGGAATTAAGAATGATGAATTAGGAAAAAGGAATACAAATTCGACACTCAGCATTCAAAACTCGACACTTCCTAACCCTCTTCCCACGGCGGCTATTTACAAAGATATGGGCTGGGGAATGTTGCGCTCGTCTTGGGAGAAAGATGCGACGATGTTGGGGGTAAAATCGGGTTATACTTGGAATCATGCGCACGCCGATGCAGGTTCGTTTGTGTTGTACCACAACGGCCAGTATTTACTCATCGACGGCGGTGATGTCAGCTACGGTTTACCTGAGTACAGTTCATATTTTGTACGGAGTGAAGCTCACAACGTTATGTTGTTCAATGGCAAAGCACAAGACCCACAAGACCAATATCATGCCGTAAAAACGTCAGGTAGTCTGCATCATTTGATTAATGGTGGCTCACTCAAATACCTCATGGCTGATGCAACAGGGCCGACTTCCCGCTATTTTTTGCGGAATTACCGTCATTTTTTGTGGCTTGACAAAGTGATTTTGGTAGTAGATGACGTAAAAACGTACGAAGCGGGCAAGTTTGAGTTTTTGTTACACTACCAAAATGAAGCTAAAAAGAAAGGCCCCGACCTCGAAATTAGCCAAGGAGAAGCATCTATTCTGTTTCGGCCACTCTATCCTGAAACATTGCCATTAGGGTATCCGCACGATTTTCCCGAAAAAATGAAGTTGGAAGAACGATGGGGAATCAAAGACCGTGACGTCAAAACGAAAATCCCTTACTATGCCATTTCACCCGCTGAAAACTCACGACAAACAAAGTTTTGGAACGCTATTCTATTGTTAGATAACACCAATAAAGCCGTTGAAACTTTTGTTGGTTCATCGGGCGCTAATGGAGCCGTAGGACGTACCAATTTGCCCGTAATCGAAAAAATAAGCGGCGACAACTGGCAGGGAGTACGGATTACCCAAAACGGAACGATAACGGAAGTTTATCTCAATTTGCTCGCCGATGGCCGCCTCATGCACCGCAACGCCAATGCGATTATCAATGGCTGGGAAACCGACGCCTATTTAACCGCCGTGACTTTCCCCGAAAAAGCCGACCGCTCAAATCCTGATAACCTGACCTCGTTTTTTGTCAGCAATGGAAGTTATTTGCGCAAAGACGAAAAAACCTTTTTGCATTCGCTTTCCAAGGTGTTTATGAATGCTGATTATTCTAAGAAACAATTGAAAGTTGAAGTGGATGGCCAACCGTTGATGCGTATTTTATTACGAGCTACCGAGGAACCAAGCGCAATGATTGTCAACGACAAAAAAAGGGCGCCCGCATGGAAAGACGGAAAGATAACAATTGGTTTGGAAAAGTAG
- a CDS encoding ROK family protein — translation MKIYIGVDIGGSHITAAVVNLVSGTINESSLRRMPVDSYASADEILTTWTTTVRQTIQSDYLSECQIGIAMPGPFDYENGICWMKNVNKYDHLYGLDIRRELAARLTISPAQICFSNDAEAFLAGEMVFGAGKGFAKGLGITLGTGLGTSLFENGKAYDLALGINHPLHEGVAEDYISTRWFIKRYFQLTKHPITGVKELVDTYETNPAARQTFDEFAQNLSRIMEEFVALYQPDVVVFGGNIAQSSELFFPAIKTRLMNQVALRQSALNEYAALMGAVSNELLPKNHFQHF, via the coding sequence ATGAAAATATACATAGGTGTAGATATTGGAGGTTCGCACATTACAGCGGCGGTTGTTAATCTTGTCTCAGGAACAATCAATGAGTCATCACTACGACGTATGCCCGTTGATTCGTATGCTTCCGCTGACGAAATATTAACGACATGGACAACGACAGTTCGGCAAACTATTCAATCCGACTACCTTTCGGAATGTCAAATTGGGATTGCCATGCCAGGACCGTTTGACTACGAAAACGGTATTTGTTGGATGAAAAACGTCAACAAATACGACCACCTCTATGGTCTTGACATTCGTCGGGAATTGGCAGCACGCCTCACCATTTCGCCTGCTCAAATCTGTTTCAGTAATGATGCAGAAGCATTTTTAGCAGGCGAAATGGTATTTGGCGCGGGGAAAGGTTTTGCGAAAGGATTAGGAATCACCCTCGGGACGGGCTTAGGTACGTCATTATTTGAAAACGGAAAGGCTTACGATTTAGCGCTTGGTATCAACCACCCACTACACGAAGGCGTAGCCGAAGACTACATCTCAACTCGTTGGTTTATAAAACGTTACTTTCAGCTAACAAAGCATCCCATTACAGGCGTGAAAGAATTGGTGGATACCTACGAGACCAATCCCGCCGCTCGACAAACATTTGATGAATTTGCCCAAAATCTGAGTAGGATAATGGAAGAATTTGTGGCTCTTTATCAACCCGACGTAGTTGTTTTTGGGGGAAATATTGCGCAGTCCTCTGAGTTATTCTTCCCAGCAATCAAGACGCGCCTAATGAACCAAGTAGCGCTGCGTCAGTCGGCACTCAACGAATACGCTGCTTTAATGGGGGCTGTTAGCAACGAGCTTTTACCCAAAAATCACTTCCAACACTTTTAG